In Nymphaea colorata isolate Beijing-Zhang1983 chromosome 3, ASM883128v2, whole genome shotgun sequence, a genomic segment contains:
- the LOC116249870 gene encoding uncharacterized protein LOC116249870, translated as MVTLRSGTLQDASEETKQDSNASAVKYEDYRKRRIQENMQKMHEMGITNLSIGAPATKSPRRTPTKASHLSPISQNSLPSRRSSRLQKISPVNYSEIHPPKEKKSTGERILIGEGLVPEVYTEEHEKLLGSCRNVWVLFQDGYGRDGKRIYDPFDGKTCHQCRQKTLGHRTSCPKCNLVQGQFCGDCLYMRYGENVLEVNRTPGWICPVCRGICNCSLCRIKKGWLPTGPLYKKITRLGYKSVAHYLIQTHRIDAKKGDDEKVDESTPEGPLNFSDADQADMQNKLSSAMPDSCQDPEDLIGQQKEPSDVEAQADKNSPAATKGLINQQHEASMTAITDTDHHSEKKYASDLISLGNGGPHQNAVVESLQSGREIARVVNCNLNSSTKGHTEEVEVNALDAFSPTTPENVRKPKEICNKNDSECTTVISDSIAGRIKRRRVGMIQFCRA; from the exons atgGTGACGCTGAGGTCAGGAACCCTGCAAGACGCCTCTGAGGAAACAAAACAAGACTCCAACGCCTCCGCCGTGAAGTATGAAGACTACAGGAAGCGGAGAATCCAAGAGAACATGCAGAAGATGCATGAGATGGGGATCACCAACCTCTCCATCGGCGCCCCGGCCACAAAATCGCCCAGGAGAACCCCGACTAAGGCGTCCCATTTATCCCCAATAAGCCAGAATAGTTTGCCTTCTAGGCGGTCTTCAAG GTTGCAGAAGATTTCGCCAGTGAATTATTCAGAGATCCATCCCCCGAAGGAAAAGAAGTCTACGGGTGAACGAATTCTGATTGGTGAAGGCCTGGTGCCAGAGGTGTACACCGAGGAGCACGAGAAATTGCTCGGGTCTTGCCGGAACGTTTGGGTTCTCTTTCAGGATGGGTATGGAAGAGACGGGAAGCGCATTTATGATCCCTTCGATGGGAAAACTTGTCACCAATGCCG GCAAAAAACTCTTGGACACCGTACATCCTGTCCCAAATGCAATCTAGTACAAGGCCAGTTTTGTGGTGATTGTCTGTATATGAG ATATGGTGAAAATGTTCTAGAGGTGAACAGGACACCTGGATGGATTTGCCCTGTCTGCCGTGGAATTTGCAACTGTAGCTTGTGCCGGATCAAGAAAGGCTGGCTGCCCACTGGGCCTCTTTACAAGAAG ATTACAAGGCTTGGATACAAATCTGTTGCTCATTATCTCATCCAAACTCATCGAATTGATGCAAAGAAAGGCGACGATGAGAAAGTAGATGAATCTACTCCTGAAGGACCCCTAAATTTCTCGGATGCTGACCAAGCTGATATGCAAAACAAGCTCTCCAGTGCAATGCCTGATAGTTGCCAAGACCCAGAGGATTTGATCGGTCAACAAAAGGAACCATCTGATGTAGAGGCACAAGCTGATAAAAACTCTCCTGCAGCCACTAAGGGTCTCATCAATCAGCAACATGAAGCTTCTATGACTGCAATTACGGATACTGATCATCATAGTGAGAAGAAATATGCCTCGGATCTGATATCACTAGGTAACGGTGGCCCTCATCAGAATGCCGTTGTGGAGAGCTTGCAGAGTGGTCGTGAAATTGCTAGAGTAGTTAATTGCAATTTAAATAGCAGCACAAAGGGTCACACGGAGGAAGTGGAAGTAAATGCGTTAGATGCATTTAGTCCAACAACCCCAGAAAATGTCAGAAAACCTAAGGAGATCTGCAACAAAAATGATTCAGAATGTACAACTGTGATCTCAGACAGCATCGCTGGAAGGATAAAAAGGAGGCGTGTTGGCATGATACAATTTTGTAG GGCATAA